atttgccattgcctgtctctgcccagcaaccctggactcccaGAGTAGTCACCCATCCGAATACTATCCAGGCTAGcactgcttatcttccaagatcggGCTAGAATATGATTGCttgggtcagcctttctcaacttttttgccattcagAAACCCTTGAAGcctcttcaagaaaccccagaagtggcacaatcgtgcagaatcgagcagcatagctatgtacacgcccatctggggctcctcccctttccaccccctccaggcccatcattggccattttggaagggatgggtaggtcaacatgaccatatagggtcaatatcacgataaatgtttaacaaatttttttaaaatgtattaaaataaattaactcccttcCATTCGGAAAACActttccagggatgtcaagagacctcagggtttcacaaaaccctggttgagaaagcctggcttaagcgACTCGTTAAGTTCCCATTGTTTCACACACACAAGCCCACAAATCAGTTTcagacaaaatatattttttttaaaaaaaatctttacatcAGAACTTGCATACAGTTTAACAGGATAACTCAATTCCCGTCTCCCTACAGCTCAGACAACCCTGGTTAACAGTGTGTATAACTTCTCATTTTTTGctttcataattttaaaagcaaacCACCCATTTTGAGTGTATTTACTCTGTGCAAATAAGATTAACTTTTGGAATCCTTCAGAAGATGTGTCCAAGGTTCTTTCTGCAGAGATCCTttagttcctttttttttttaaacgatgGTTAATGTGTGTAGGCTTCTCCCCATGTAAAGTGCTCCTGTCCAGCAGAACCCAAAGGCCTTTGAATAATTTTCctagtaattttaaaaacaaaaatttaaaaatagatagatagatatatagagagagataaaAGCTGAAGGCGTGATCACACGAACTCCAGCTTCCCATGCCTGCCATACATCCCCCAGTGGACAAGCGAAAGGATTTTGTCATTGCTGAGGTCCGTCTGTCTCATTTTATCGCACGTCATGCAACAGTTTTCGTGCCCCGTTACGGGCACCATGCATTCCAAGTCCAATTTGGCCATTTTCCCTTTTTTGGAAGGATGCCCGTGAAAGCTGTAGTGCAAACGGGAGAGCATTTGTTGCCGCTGGTCTTGCAGCCGCTTGTTCTCGCTTCTGAGCATGCGCAGAGCCAGCATGATGAGGAGCACCAGGATGAGTCCGCCAGCGATGGGGACGGCGATGACGGCCGCCCTGAACCACAGTTCTTTGGAGGAGGTCAGTTCCTGGACCTTCGTGATGAGGTTCCGGCTGTTGTCGTGCTGGTATCTGCTCCCTTGCCCTGCGAGAAATCAAAATGGGGGGGAAGAAAATGTAAGGTTCAACATCCCACCTAGAAACTTGCAGAGCCAGATGAAGAAGAGTCAGCCTTCAGCAACTACAAGGCCTCAAGTGTGGTCTGCATTGGCCCATAATGTTAAAAGCAGTACACAGTTTTCCTGGTAGGTTATTGAGGAAAAtgttatgccacctctccaggaagGTGGgaagccgtgctggtctgaagcagcagcacaaagcaagcccagtggcaccttttaagatcaaccaagttttatgcaaggtgtaagctttcgtgtgcatgcactgtCTCTAACAAAGCATGCacgtacatgaaagcttatataaccggaataaaactttgctggttggactcaaactttgttctacaacGAAAACATACCACTGACAGCTTAAAGTCACAGTTTCCATGCTAGTTTCCCCAACTGTTTATGTTTTCTTAGCTTACAAGGGCCTTTGAAAAGCTCTTTTCATGAAAGTGATTTGAAAGTGATTTCTGTATATGACTTAACCGTTTGACTTATTCGGTGACTTAGGAAGGAAAAGCAGTAGATCTGGCAACTAGTTCAGCGCTGAGGGTTAACCTGTAGTGGGTCTAAGATATGGAATTATACATGCATGGTCCTG
This Paroedura picta isolate Pp20150507F chromosome 11, Ppicta_v3.0, whole genome shotgun sequence DNA region includes the following protein-coding sequences:
- the BAMBI gene encoding BMP and activin membrane-bound inhibitor homolog, translating into MDRHSSFLFVWLQLELCAMAILLTKGEIRCYCDAAHCVATGYMCKSELNACFSRLLDPQNTHSPLTHGCLDSLTSKPDICQANQAQNHSGPTIPTLECCHEDMCNYRGLYDVLSPSRGEPLGQGSRYQHDNSRNLITKVQELTSSKELWFRAAVIAVPIAGGLILVLLIMLALRMLRSENKRLQDQRQQMLSRLHYSFHGHPSKKGKMAKLDLECMVPVTGHENCCMTCDKMRQTDLSNDKILSLVHWGMYGRHGKLEFV